One Candidatus Wallbacteria bacterium genomic region harbors:
- a CDS encoding tetratricopeptide repeat protein encodes MKSILVIMLLACWNPVFSSSALVLFEKGEFAKAIPEFEAELKGHPEDFEIYNYLGACYYNLENSVEAEDCYRNALRVKPDYCYALINLSILYVDQENHQKLWQIAEKLIQYYPDRFYGYLAQAYCFYKQEKWEMAKLRIDLAYRKIGKSDPVLGKREHDYLYLLLLDLRKKITSHT; translated from the coding sequence ATGAAATCAATTCTGGTAATCATGCTGCTCGCTTGCTGGAATCCTGTCTTTTCCAGCTCAGCCCTGGTCCTGTTTGAGAAAGGTGAATTTGCCAAAGCTATTCCGGAATTTGAAGCTGAGCTGAAAGGACATCCTGAGGATTTTGAGATTTATAATTATCTTGGGGCCTGTTACTACAACCTGGAGAATTCCGTCGAAGCTGAAGACTGCTATCGCAATGCTTTGAGAGTAAAACCTGATTACTGTTATGCTCTGATCAACCTGTCGATACTTTATGTGGATCAGGAAAACCATCAAAAACTTTGGCAGATAGCTGAAAAGCTGATACAATATTATCCGGACCGTTTTTACGGCTACCTGGCGCAGGCTTATTGCTTTTACAAGCAGGAAAAGTGGGAAATGGCCAAGCTGAGGATTGACCTCGCATACAGGAAGATCGGAAAAAGCGATCCTGTTCTCGGGAAAAGGGAGCATGATTATCTGTACCTGCTTCTTTTAGACCTGAGAAAAAAAATCACCAGTCACACCTGA